The Halanaerobiales bacterium genome segment ATATTACACATACGCAAAAATCTATCGCTACTATTATATACCAAATGTAAAGTTTACTTGACATACCTGAGAAAAACAAGTATAATAGATGTAAAGTTAACTTTACACACGAGAGGGAAGGAGATAATGTGAAAAATAGATTAGAAGAATTTAGAAAGAAACATGATTTAAGCCAGGAAGAATTGGCAGATGAATTGGAAGTATCTCGACAAACAATTGGTTCATTAGAAAATGGCCGATATAATCCTTCAATTATTTTGGCCTTTAAAATTGCAAATTTTTTTAACAAATCTATTGAAGAAATATTTATTTATGAGGAGGAATTTAAAAATGACAAATAAAAAAGTTATATTATTGATTACATTAGTATTAAGTATAGTGCTATTTTCTTTTGGTTTTATTTCTGTAAAAATGAAATTATTTAATGAACAATGGAAAATATTGCCTTATATTTTAGTTGGAGTTGGTTTTGGTGCCTTTGGTCACATTTTAGGTTCAATTATTCAAAATAAAATATTGAAGAAAAATCCAGAGGTAGCAAAAAAAATAAATATTGAAAAAAATGATGAACGTAACTTAACTATAAAAAATAGAGCAAAAAGTAAAGCATTTGATGCAATGTTATATATATTTGGAGGAGTTATGCTAATATTAGTTTTTTTGAATGTTGATTTAATAATTACTTTATTAATACTAGGTGCATATTTACTA includes the following:
- a CDS encoding helix-turn-helix transcriptional regulator, giving the protein MKNRLEEFRKKHDLSQEELADELEVSRQTIGSLENGRYNPSIILAFKIANFFNKSIEEIFIYEEEFKNDK
- a CDS encoding DUF6442 family protein; translated protein: MTNKKVILLITLVLSIVLFSFGFISVKMKLFNEQWKILPYILVGVGFGAFGHILGSIIQNKILKKNPEVAKKINIEKNDERNLTIKNRAKSKAFDAMLYIFGGVMLILVFLNVDLIITLLILGAYLLVFGIYVYYINKLHKVI